In Mixophyes fleayi isolate aMixFle1 chromosome 4, aMixFle1.hap1, whole genome shotgun sequence, the following proteins share a genomic window:
- the LOC142152197 gene encoding tubulin alpha-1D chain-like, translating into MRECISVHVGQAGVQMGNSCWELYCLEHGIQPDGIISCDKTQAMVDSSFGTFFSETGAGKHVPRAVFIDLEQTVIDEIRTGCYRSLFHPEQLITGREDAANNYARGHYTIGKELIETVLDKIRKMSDQCSGLQGFLVSHSFGGGTGSGFTSLLMERLSVDYGKKSKLEFSVYPAPRISTAVVEPYNSILTTHTTLEHSDCSFMVDNEAIYDICNRNLDIERPSYTNLNRLIAQIVSSITASLRFDGALNVDLTEFQTNLVPYPRIHFPLVTYSPIISAEKAYHEQLSVPEITNACFEYANQMVKCDPRRGKYMACCLLYRGDVVPKDVNAAIAAIKTRRTIQFVDWCPTGFKVGINYQPPTVVPGGDLAKVQRAVCMLSNTTAIAEAWARLDHKFDLMYSKRAFVHWYVGEGMEEGEFSEAREDMAALEKDYEEVGTESNDDAGEEEDEY; encoded by the exons ATG AGAGAATGCATTTCTGTTCATGTTGGCCAGGCTGGAGTTCAAATGGGGAATTCTTGCTGGGAACTCTATTGCTTAGAACATGGAATCCAACCAGATGGCATCATATCATGTGATAAGACTCAGGCAATGGTGGACTCTTCATTTGGCACTTTCTTCAGTGAGACTGGGGCAGGAAAACATGTGCCACGAGCAGTATTTATTGACTTGGAGCAGACAGTCATTG ATGAGATCCGAACTGGGTGCTATAGAAGCTTATTCCATCCAGAACAGCTAATCACAGGAAGAGAAGATGCTGCCAATAACTATGCACGTGGGCACTATACAATTGGCAAGGAGTTAATAGAAACTGTCCTGGACAAGATACGAAAGATG TCTGACCAGTGCAGTGGCCTTCAAGGATTTCTGGTTTCTCACAGTTTTGGAGGTGGCACAGGTTCTGGTTTTACTTCATTGTTGATGGAACGTCTTTCTGTTGATTATGGGAAAAAGTCAAAGCTCGAGTTCTCTGTTTATCCTGCCCCCAGGATTTCTACTGCAGTGGTAGAACCATACAACTCTATTCTGACAACCCACACAACTCTGGAACATTCAGACTGCTCCTTCATGGTAGACAATGAGGCAATCTATGATATCTGCAACCGGAATTTGGACATTGAGCGTCCTTCTTATACAAACTTGAACCGATTAATTGCCCAAATAGTTTCTTCAATTACAGCCTCTTTGAGATTTGATGGTGCTTTGAATGTTGACTTAACAGAGTTCCAAACTAATTTGGTGCCATATCCTAGAATTCATTTCCCATTGGTCACCTATTCACCCATAATATCCGCAGAGAAAGCCTACCATGAGCAGCTCTCGGTGCCTGAGATCACGAATGCTTGCTTTGAATATGCCAATCAGATGGTGAAATGTGACCCTCGACGTGGTAAATACATGGCTTGCTGCCTTTTGTATAGGGGTGATGTGGTGCCCAAAGATGTCAATGCTGCAATAGCCGCCATTAAAACCAGAAGGACCATCCAGTTTGTTGACTGGTGTCCTACTGGATTTAAAGTGGGAATTAACTACCAGCCCCCCACTGTGGTCCCAGGAGGGGACTTGGCCAAAGTTCAACGTGCTGTCTGTATGCTGAGTAATACTACAGCTATTGCAGAGGCCTGGGCCAGACTGGACCATAAATTTGACCTAATGTATTCCAAGAGAGCATTTGTACATtggtatgtgggggaggggatggAGGAAGGAGAGTTCTCAGAAGCAAGAGAGGATATGGCTGCTCTGGAAAAGGATTATGAAGAGGTAGGGACAGAATCTAATGATGATGCAGGTGAAGAGGAAGATGAATACTAA